One window from the genome of Methylothermaceae bacteria B42 encodes:
- a CDS encoding ribosomal protein L3 N(5)-glutamine methyltransferase (involved in methylation of ribosomal protein L3): protein MSSSPVDFLHTPRDFIRWGASLFNANGLFFGHGTDNALDEAAALVLHALHLPYDLPDFYLEAHLTPEEKETVMALLQRRVESRKPAAYLTREALFCGLSFYVDERVLVPRSPIGELIEQRFSPWLDDVVVGRVLDLCTGSGCIAIACAYAFPEAQVDAVDLSADVLAVAKINVERHHLEDSVQLIESDLFDQLPENRYQLIVSNPPYVSRSEWQSLPAEYKAEPKMGLESGKAGLDCVIRILRQAGDYLAEEGILVVEVGNSADALRKRFPQVPFLWMEFNRGGEGVFLLTASQVQQYRNIFK, encoded by the coding sequence ATGTCATCTTCCCCTGTCGATTTTTTACATACTCCACGGGATTTTATCCGTTGGGGGGCCAGTTTGTTCAACGCCAACGGGCTGTTTTTTGGCCACGGGACGGATAATGCGCTGGATGAAGCCGCGGCCTTAGTGTTGCACGCTTTGCATTTGCCTTATGATTTGCCCGATTTCTATCTGGAGGCCCACTTGACGCCGGAAGAAAAGGAGACTGTGATGGCGCTGCTGCAGCGCCGGGTGGAATCACGCAAACCTGCGGCTTATTTGACCCGGGAAGCTTTGTTTTGTGGGCTTTCTTTTTACGTGGACGAACGGGTGCTGGTGCCCAGGTCTCCCATTGGCGAATTGATTGAACAACGCTTTTCTCCCTGGTTGGATGATGTTGTTGTCGGCAGGGTGCTTGATCTTTGCACAGGCAGCGGCTGTATTGCCATTGCTTGCGCTTATGCTTTTCCAGAGGCTCAAGTTGATGCGGTGGATTTATCGGCGGATGTGTTGGCAGTGGCCAAAATTAATGTGGAACGCCATCATCTGGAAGACAGCGTCCAGCTCATTGAATCGGACCTGTTCGATCAACTGCCTGAGAATCGCTATCAACTGATAGTCAGCAATCCGCCCTATGTCAGCCGATCCGAATGGCAGAGTCTGCCCGCGGAATATAAGGCTGAACCCAAAATGGGCTTGGAAAGCGGGAAAGCGGGGCTGGATTGTGTGATCCGAATCCTTCGTCAGGCTGGCGATTATTTAGCGGAAGAGGGTATCTTGGTGGTAGAGGTGGGCAACAGCGCCGATGCGCTTAGAAAGCGCTTTCCACAAGTGCCTTTTCTGTGGATGGAATTTAACCGGGGTGGCGAAGGCGTATTTTTGCTCACGGCATCCCAAGTGCAACAATATCGAAATATATTCAAATAG
- a CDS encoding energy transducer TonB produces MRRLWIWGGLIGILALSAKAEEAVKLETLEVTGMTPLGAGSVPLDRLPSNVQLVTGEDLEETHSFALSDYMRNYLGSVSVNDVQSNPFQPDVQYRGFTASPLLGLPQGLTVYVNGVRFNEPFGDMVNWDLIPEGAIDHMALHPGSDPVYGLNSLGGAIVIRTKTGFSFSRHQVEGLAGSWGRHSTELSSGANNGTLGYFVHLRNFQEEGWRERSPTHVRQAFGVLSWRNDIAQLNLTLSGTDNELIGNGAVPIQLRALDHDAIFTHPDRTINRLFFSNLDGNVWVNDKIQISGNAYYRLNKNRTFNGDDTDFEECQEPQHTGFMCQEGDDEESVALDVAGNPIPASPAVDSATNNFSKTRQRGYGAAIQSAFLYDLFGMENDFVVGFSFDQAQIHFQFDTELARLTESRGTFGSGILVKDARVRLASEVTHYGAYFIEQLQPIDGLTLMASGRYNASHLVLQDKFGKALNGAHTFDRFNPAAGLTYQFMPELTVYGRYSVSNRAPTVVELTCADPEDPCKLPNAFIADPPLKQVVAKTWEAGLRGTLDELRFADDLQGRLNWHTGFFYTENHDDIIFISAGNLTSEGFFDNVGKTRRLGMEANLTGSVDNDLTGLFFQKIRFGFHYTFLDATFQTPFDAPSPNNPKAQDGVIHVEKGDRIPGLPEHMFKFNLETDIVPQLTLGMTGIYNSDRYFRGDEANLNDPLPGYWVFNLRSQYRFNDHVQLFLRVDNLFDKHYKTFGLFGQADEVLGEDFDDPRFVGPGAPRAYWGGIRLSL; encoded by the coding sequence ATGAGGCGCCTATGGATTTGGGGAGGGCTGATAGGCATCCTTGCCTTGTCTGCCAAGGCTGAAGAAGCGGTGAAATTGGAGACCCTCGAAGTGACTGGTATGACGCCTTTGGGAGCCGGCAGCGTTCCTTTGGACCGGCTGCCGTCCAATGTCCAATTAGTTACTGGCGAGGATCTGGAAGAAACCCATAGTTTTGCCCTGAGTGACTACATGCGCAATTATCTGGGCAGCGTTTCCGTTAACGACGTTCAAAGCAATCCTTTCCAACCCGATGTGCAATACCGTGGGTTTACCGCCTCGCCTTTACTGGGGTTGCCTCAGGGGCTGACCGTGTATGTGAATGGCGTCCGTTTTAATGAGCCTTTCGGCGATATGGTCAATTGGGATTTGATTCCCGAAGGCGCCATCGACCATATGGCGCTGCATCCAGGCTCAGATCCCGTTTATGGACTCAATAGCCTGGGAGGCGCCATTGTAATTCGCACCAAGACCGGGTTTTCCTTTTCCCGCCATCAAGTGGAAGGGCTGGCGGGCTCTTGGGGCCGGCATTCCACGGAACTGTCCAGCGGTGCCAACAATGGCACCTTGGGCTATTTTGTGCATCTGCGAAATTTTCAAGAAGAGGGCTGGCGGGAAAGATCTCCCACCCATGTGCGTCAGGCATTCGGGGTGCTCAGTTGGCGCAATGACATAGCCCAACTGAACTTGACCCTATCGGGCACGGATAACGAGCTTATCGGCAATGGCGCGGTACCGATACAGTTACGCGCCTTGGATCACGATGCGATCTTCACCCACCCCGACCGAACCATCAACCGATTGTTTTTCTCCAATTTGGACGGCAATGTATGGGTCAATGACAAGATTCAAATTTCCGGCAATGCTTACTATCGCTTGAATAAAAACCGAACATTCAATGGGGATGATACCGATTTTGAAGAATGTCAAGAACCGCAACACACAGGATTCATGTGCCAGGAAGGAGACGATGAAGAATCAGTCGCCCTGGATGTGGCGGGCAATCCCATTCCCGCCAGTCCGGCTGTGGACTCGGCCACCAACAATTTCAGCAAGACCCGCCAGCGGGGCTATGGGGCGGCGATTCAAAGTGCTTTTCTTTATGATTTGTTTGGCATGGAGAATGATTTTGTCGTGGGTTTCAGTTTTGACCAGGCGCAAATCCATTTCCAATTTGATACCGAATTGGCGCGCTTGACCGAGAGCAGGGGCACTTTTGGCAGCGGAATTTTGGTCAAAGATGCCCGGGTAAGGTTGGCCAGTGAAGTAACGCATTACGGTGCTTATTTTATCGAGCAACTGCAACCTATCGACGGCCTGACCCTGATGGCATCTGGGCGCTACAACGCCAGTCATCTTGTTTTGCAAGACAAATTTGGAAAAGCACTGAACGGCGCCCATACCTTCGACCGTTTCAATCCCGCCGCGGGATTGACTTACCAATTCATGCCCGAACTGACTGTGTACGGCCGTTACAGCGTCAGCAACCGGGCACCGACAGTGGTGGAGCTGACCTGCGCCGATCCCGAAGACCCCTGCAAACTGCCCAATGCCTTCATTGCCGACCCGCCCTTAAAACAGGTAGTGGCGAAAACCTGGGAAGCGGGGTTGAGGGGGACCTTGGATGAACTTCGTTTTGCTGATGACTTGCAAGGACGGTTGAATTGGCACACCGGATTTTTTTATACCGAAAATCACGATGACATTATCTTTATCAGCGCTGGTAATCTCACCAGTGAGGGTTTTTTCGACAATGTTGGCAAGACCCGTCGTTTGGGAATGGAGGCGAATTTAACCGGAAGCGTGGATAATGATTTGACCGGCCTGTTTTTTCAGAAAATCCGGTTTGGATTTCACTACACCTTTTTGGACGCGACTTTCCAGACACCTTTCGATGCGCCCAGCCCCAATAATCCCAAGGCACAGGACGGAGTGATCCACGTGGAAAAGGGTGACCGGATCCCGGGCCTGCCGGAGCATATGTTCAAGTTCAATCTGGAAACGGATATAGTGCCTCAGCTAACCTTGGGCATGACCGGGATTTATAACAGCGATCGCTATTTCCGGGGCGATGAGGCCAATCTCAATGACCCTCTTCCTGGTTATTGGGTTTTCAACCTACGCAGCCAGTACCGTTTCAATGACCACGTACAACTATTTCTGCGGGTAGATAACCTGTTTGACAAACACTACAAGACATTTGGGTTGTTTGGTCAGGCAGACGAAGTTTTAGGGGAGGATTTTGACGATCCGCGTTTCGTTGGACCTGGTGCGCCCCGCGCCTATTGGGGAGGGATAAGGCTTAGCCTGTAA
- a CDS encoding iron-sulfur cluster assembly protein IscA, giving the protein MSIRLTENAARRIRDQLAKRGKGIGLRLGIKVAGCSGYSYVIDYADAIEADDVVFEDHGVKVVVKREDLDYLEGLEVDYRREGLNEAFQFNNPKAKATCGCGESFTV; this is encoded by the coding sequence ATGTCCATTCGATTGACTGAAAATGCCGCCCGCCGTATCCGCGACCAATTGGCCAAGCGGGGCAAAGGGATTGGTTTGCGTCTGGGCATCAAAGTGGCGGGATGCTCGGGCTATTCCTACGTCATTGATTACGCTGATGCGATTGAAGCCGATGACGTGGTTTTCGAGGATCATGGCGTAAAAGTGGTCGTCAAGAGGGAAGATCTGGACTACCTGGAAGGGTTGGAAGTGGACTACCGCCGCGAGGGTTTGAACGAGGCTTTTCAGTTCAATAACCCAAAAGCCAAGGCCACGTGCGGGTGTGGCGAAAGTTTTACCGTATAA
- a CDS encoding cysteine desulfurase translates to MIYFDHNATTPMDERVMAAMEPFLSKYYGNPSSLYRWGRVARDAIEQARAQVASLVNAQPSQVVFTSGGTEANNLALQGRMRKFPGGKLAVSAIEHSSVRETALGLQQQGWQVSFIPVNASGVIAIDALDELLIGGDVQLVSCMAANNETGVVQPLAELALTARRHGVVFHTDAVQATGKMPLNFSDTGARMMTLSAHKIYGPKGAGALILDSKLELMPLQYGGGQEQGLRGGTENVAAIVGFGKAAEIIIQEREAHSAHVFDLRQQLEAGLKGIPGVTLFAEQARRLPNTLQFGVNGVDGEMLVMALDRENIAVSSGSACASGGSEPSHVLLAMGVEETLARSAVRVSLGKDNTPLEVEQFLASLQGILRSFGVI, encoded by the coding sequence ATGATTTATTTTGATCACAACGCCACGACACCCATGGATGAGCGGGTAATGGCGGCGATGGAACCTTTCCTGTCCAAATATTATGGCAACCCTTCTTCTCTGTATCGATGGGGACGGGTGGCCCGGGACGCTATTGAACAGGCCCGCGCCCAAGTTGCTTCGTTAGTCAATGCCCAGCCGAGTCAGGTTGTTTTCACCAGCGGTGGTACCGAAGCCAATAATCTTGCGCTGCAAGGCAGGATGAGAAAATTCCCGGGCGGCAAGTTGGCAGTCAGCGCCATTGAACATTCATCCGTGCGCGAAACCGCCCTAGGACTCCAACAACAGGGATGGCAGGTAAGTTTTATCCCGGTCAATGCCTCCGGCGTGATTGCCATTGATGCCCTGGACGAACTGCTCATCGGTGGGGATGTCCAATTAGTATCGTGCATGGCGGCCAATAATGAAACAGGCGTTGTGCAACCGCTTGCCGAGTTGGCGCTAACCGCCCGGCGGCACGGCGTGGTTTTTCATACCGACGCGGTACAAGCAACCGGAAAAATGCCGTTGAATTTCTCTGACACCGGCGCCCGGATGATGACTTTGTCCGCCCACAAAATTTATGGTCCCAAAGGAGCGGGGGCGCTGATTCTGGACTCCAAATTGGAACTGATGCCTCTGCAGTATGGAGGTGGGCAGGAGCAAGGACTTCGTGGCGGCACGGAAAACGTTGCCGCGATTGTCGGCTTTGGTAAGGCCGCGGAAATCATCATACAGGAAAGGGAAGCGCACTCGGCACATGTGTTCGATCTGCGCCAGCAATTGGAGGCGGGATTGAAGGGAATTCCAGGTGTTACCCTGTTTGCCGAACAAGCCCGCCGCTTGCCCAATACCCTCCAGTTTGGGGTCAATGGCGTGGACGGGGAAATGCTGGTGATGGCCCTGGACCGGGAAAATATCGCGGTATCCAGCGGCTCGGCTTGTGCCAGCGGCGGTTCGGAGCCCAGCCACGTGCTGTTGGCGATGGGGGTGGAAGAAACCCTGGCCCGAAGTGCCGTCCGGGTGAGTTTGGGAAAGGATAATACCCCATTGGAGGTGGAGCAATTTTTGGCATCTCTGCAAGGAATTTTACGGTCTTTTGGGGTTATTTAG
- a CDS encoding transcriptional regulator, with translation MRLTTKGRYAVTAMLDLAYHSSQKPVALTDIAKRQDISLSYLEQLFAKLRRAGMVTGVRGPGGGYQLSRSAHEINIAEIITAVDETLDSTRCGGKGNCQNNQPCLTHELWMGLSEQIRDYLSGISLGDLLSRHDIQQVANRQDRDMKESSVGEEESVH, from the coding sequence GTGCGATTGACCACCAAAGGCCGTTATGCAGTCACGGCAATGCTGGATTTGGCCTATCACAGCAGCCAGAAACCGGTGGCTTTAACCGATATTGCCAAGCGTCAGGATATTTCCCTTTCCTATTTGGAACAACTGTTTGCCAAACTGCGCCGGGCCGGAATGGTCACGGGTGTGCGAGGGCCAGGGGGCGGTTATCAATTGAGCCGGTCGGCTCATGAAATCAATATCGCCGAGATTATTACCGCAGTGGATGAGACTCTGGATTCCACCCGCTGCGGGGGGAAAGGCAATTGTCAAAATAATCAGCCGTGCCTGACGCATGAACTATGGATGGGATTGAGCGAGCAAATCCGCGATTATTTATCGGGAATCAGCCTTGGGGATTTATTGTCCCGCCATGACATTCAACAAGTTGCCAACCGCCAGGACCGTGACATGAAGGAATCTTCTGTGGGAGAAGAAGAATCTGTCCATTGA
- a CDS encoding serine acetyltransferase — MLNCLANFWTRIKEDVNCVFERDPAARNWREVVTAYPGVHAIWFHRLSHCLWRNKFFWLARFFSHIARWLTGIEIHPGASIGRRFFIDHGMGVVIGETAVIGDDCTLYHGVTLGGTSWKKGKRHPSLGNNVVVGAGAKILGPIKVGNHARIGSNSVVLKDVPDGATVVGIPGHVVNADRKASAAQREAIASRIGFDAYGMAPEMPDPVAYAINHMLDHIQALDKQVEELRQALDKAGISLPERPLPPLEACALRDSNDNASK, encoded by the coding sequence ATGCTAAATTGCCTGGCTAACTTCTGGACCCGGATCAAAGAAGACGTCAATTGTGTGTTTGAAAGAGATCCCGCTGCCCGCAATTGGCGGGAAGTGGTCACCGCCTATCCTGGCGTGCACGCCATTTGGTTTCACCGGCTGAGCCATTGTTTATGGCGGAACAAATTTTTTTGGTTGGCCCGCTTTTTTTCCCACATTGCCCGTTGGCTGACAGGCATAGAAATCCATCCCGGCGCCAGCATCGGGCGGCGCTTTTTCATCGATCACGGCATGGGCGTCGTTATCGGGGAAACGGCGGTGATTGGCGATGACTGTACCCTGTATCACGGCGTCACCCTGGGGGGGACCAGTTGGAAGAAAGGCAAACGCCATCCTTCCTTGGGAAATAATGTGGTAGTAGGCGCCGGCGCTAAAATTTTGGGACCCATCAAAGTAGGCAATCATGCCCGTATCGGCTCCAATTCCGTGGTGTTGAAAGACGTTCCAGACGGTGCCACAGTGGTGGGCATTCCCGGTCACGTGGTCAATGCGGACCGCAAAGCCAGCGCCGCCCAGCGCGAAGCCATTGCCAGCCGGATTGGTTTTGACGCTTATGGGATGGCGCCGGAAATGCCCGATCCCGTGGCCTATGCGATCAACCACATGCTGGATCATATCCAAGCTCTCGACAAACAAGTGGAAGAATTGCGCCAGGCCTTGGACAAGGCTGGTATTTCCTTGCCGGAAAGACCCTTGCCACCACTGGAAGCGTGTGCGCTGCGGGACAGTAATGATAATGCTTCTAAATAA
- a CDS encoding tRNA (cytosine(32)/uridine(32)-2'-O)-methyltransferase TrmJ (catalyzes the fromation of 2'O-methylated cytidine or 2'O-methylated uridine at position 32 in tRNA) — MLPKIRIVLVETSHPGNIGAVARAMKNMQFYELVLVSPKQFPSSDATARAAGADDVLARAEVCDTLQEAIAGCHLVIGSTARQRTISWPQVTPRECARLLEQEPPGHRVALVFGRERSGLTNEELDLCHYWLHIPCNPGYSSLNLAAAVQIMVYELHLTRAVVAEKTPEPNLLATASQLESFYGHLQQTLQDIGFLHPRKAPSIMRRLRRLFGRVRLEKKEVDILRGILTAAQHSKGTNKSC, encoded by the coding sequence TTGTTGCCAAAAATTCGAATTGTCCTGGTAGAAACCAGTCACCCGGGAAATATCGGGGCGGTAGCCAGGGCAATGAAAAACATGCAGTTTTATGAGCTCGTACTGGTGTCTCCCAAGCAATTTCCCAGTAGCGACGCCACCGCGCGTGCCGCCGGGGCGGACGACGTGCTGGCCCGGGCGGAGGTATGTGATACCTTGCAAGAGGCGATAGCCGGTTGCCACCTGGTAATCGGCTCTACTGCCCGCCAAAGAACGATTTCGTGGCCGCAAGTGACACCCAGAGAATGTGCCCGTTTATTGGAACAAGAGCCCCCCGGTCATCGGGTCGCTCTGGTTTTTGGCCGGGAGCGTTCGGGATTGACCAATGAAGAACTGGATTTGTGTCACTATTGGCTGCATATTCCCTGCAATCCAGGTTACAGTTCGTTAAATCTTGCCGCTGCGGTTCAAATTATGGTGTATGAGTTGCACCTGACCCGTGCGGTGGTGGCGGAAAAAACGCCGGAGCCAAATTTGTTGGCAACGGCTTCGCAGCTGGAATCTTTCTATGGGCATTTGCAGCAAACCCTGCAGGACATCGGTTTTCTCCATCCCCGCAAGGCGCCATCCATTATGCGGCGGCTCCGGCGTTTGTTTGGCCGGGTGCGTTTGGAAAAAAAAGAAGTGGATATTTTGCGTGGGATTTTAACGGCGGCTCAACACAGCAAAGGGACAAATAAATCATGCTAA
- a CDS encoding inositol monophosphatase has product MHPMLNMATRAAKRAGDIIVRALDQIDYLAIDSKGKNDFVSEVDRTAEQEIIRILHKAYPHHHFLGEEGGRLGNASEPEFLWIIDPLDGTTNFLHRFPQFAVSIALRYQGQIEQAVVYDPLRQEMFTATRGAGAMLNNRRIRVSKQTTMEGALLGTGFPFKQQQFLDNYLNMFRALFKDSAGIRRAGAAALDLAYVACGRMDGFWEIGLQPWDMAAGILLIQEAGGIVSDFDGNNQYLEIGNIVAGTPKIHGIICQRIAPFVTDELRTPQHTM; this is encoded by the coding sequence ATGCATCCCATGTTAAATATGGCCACCCGCGCAGCCAAACGTGCGGGGGACATCATTGTGCGCGCCCTCGATCAGATTGATTACCTGGCAATTGACAGTAAAGGCAAAAATGATTTTGTCAGCGAGGTGGACCGAACCGCTGAACAGGAAATCATACGCATCCTGCATAAAGCCTACCCCCATCATCATTTTCTGGGTGAGGAAGGCGGCCGTCTTGGCAATGCTTCGGAACCCGAGTTTCTGTGGATCATCGATCCTCTCGATGGCACCACTAATTTTCTCCATCGCTTTCCGCAATTTGCGGTTTCCATCGCCCTGCGCTATCAGGGGCAAATAGAACAGGCCGTGGTCTATGACCCACTACGGCAAGAGATGTTCACCGCCACCCGGGGCGCTGGCGCCATGCTGAATAACCGCCGCATCCGGGTATCGAAACAAACCACCATGGAAGGCGCGCTGCTGGGAACAGGATTTCCTTTCAAGCAGCAACAATTCCTCGACAACTATTTGAATATGTTCCGCGCCCTGTTCAAAGATAGCGCCGGAATCCGCCGTGCGGGGGCCGCTGCCTTGGATTTAGCTTATGTGGCCTGCGGCAGAATGGACGGTTTCTGGGAAATTGGTCTTCAGCCTTGGGATATGGCGGCCGGCATCCTGCTCATTCAAGAAGCCGGAGGCATCGTCAGTGATTTTGACGGCAACAATCAATATCTCGAAATTGGCAATATCGTCGCGGGCACACCGAAAATACACGGCATCATTTGCCAGCGGATAGCGCCCTTTGTGACTGATGAATTACGGACGCCGCAGCACACCATGTAA
- a CDS encoding preprotein translocase subunit SecF has protein sequence MTQHISQRNFDFMGKRNFALILSGFLIILSLGGLIFQGLRLGLDFTGGTLVEVGYPKPVDLAHIRSLLEQGDFKDAAVQHFGTSREVLIRLAPDPSLNTSQLSNKILEVLQQADPDNRPQLRRVEFVGPQVGEELTEKGGLAMLFALFGILIYVAWRFEYRFALGAIAALIHDVIITLGFFALTQLEFDLTVLAAILAVIGYSLNDTIVVYDRIRENFRRIRRGDAVEIINISINQTLSRTLITSLTTLLVLLALAFLGGEIIRNFAIALILGVVVGTYSSIYVASSVLLLLKVKREDLLLPEKEAVDVQL, from the coding sequence ATGACCCAGCATATTTCCCAACGCAATTTCGATTTTATGGGCAAGCGTAACTTTGCCCTGATTTTGTCCGGTTTTTTAATAATTCTTTCTTTGGGGGGCTTGATTTTCCAGGGGCTGCGCCTGGGGTTGGACTTTACCGGCGGCACTTTGGTGGAAGTCGGTTATCCAAAACCGGTGGATCTTGCCCATATCCGCTCTCTTTTGGAGCAAGGGGATTTCAAGGACGCGGCGGTTCAGCATTTTGGTACTTCCCGGGAAGTGCTGATTCGCCTGGCGCCAGATCCTAGCCTTAACACTTCTCAATTGAGCAACAAGATCCTGGAAGTCTTGCAGCAGGCCGATCCTGACAATCGTCCGCAACTTCGGAGAGTGGAGTTCGTGGGGCCTCAAGTAGGTGAAGAGCTTACGGAAAAGGGTGGATTGGCCATGCTGTTTGCCTTGTTTGGGATTTTGATTTATGTGGCGTGGCGCTTTGAATACCGCTTTGCCCTGGGGGCGATTGCCGCCTTGATTCATGACGTTATCATCACCTTAGGCTTTTTCGCCTTGACCCAGTTGGAATTTGATTTGACGGTGCTGGCCGCCATCTTGGCGGTGATTGGTTATTCTCTCAACGACACCATCGTGGTATATGACCGCATCCGCGAAAACTTCCGGCGAATAAGGCGCGGGGATGCGGTGGAAATTATCAATATTTCCATTAACCAGACCTTGAGCCGTACGTTGATCACTTCCCTGACTACTTTGCTGGTGCTGTTGGCGCTGGCTTTTCTGGGGGGTGAAATTATCCGCAACTTTGCCATTGCCTTGATTCTTGGTGTGGTAGTGGGGACTTACTCATCCATCTACGTGGCCAGCTCTGTCCTGCTGCTATTGAAGGTCAAGCGGGAAGATTTGCTGTTGCCGGAAAAAGAAGCAGTGGATGTGCAACTGTAA
- the secD gene encoding preprotein translocase subunit SecD (part of the preprotein secretory system; when complexed with proteins SecF and YajC, SecDFyajC stimulates the proton motive force-driven protein translocation, and appears to be required for the release of mature proteins from the extracytoplasmic side of the membrane) — protein MQNRFPLWKNALIIIALVLGALYALPNLFGEDPSIQVSPQREATVDASLQVRLNKALQAAGLQSKAMEIQEGKLLVRFDSTDAQLKAADILRDVLGDQYTVALNLAPATPKWLQAIGAEPMYLGLDLRGGVHFLLQVDMEAAIDQAVERYLSDIRTTLREQKIRYLAVNKDGKTIRLKFKDASAMAKAQNVLSKEFRQLVITADENNLELVVQLSEAEQKEIKRFALKQNLTTLRNRVNELGVAEPVIQQQGEDRIVVQLPGVQDTARAKDILGATATLEFRLVDTEHDVEAALKGHPPIGTRLYYDRSGKPVLLKRRVIVTGDQIVDASSGFDQQSGSPAVFITLDAVGAKRMAKVTRENIGKPMAVVFIENRVETKTVDGKKVRVKKRVEEVINIATIRGRFSKRFQITGLDSTEEARNLALLLRAGALAAPVEIIEERTVGPSLGRDNIERGFMSVVVGFVLVLGFMAWYYKVFGLVADVALTFNLILLLAILSLLQATLTLPGIAGIVLTVGMAVDANVLIFERIKEELRNGNSPQASIYVGYERAFATIFDANITTLIAALVLFGLGTGPIKGFAVTLSIGIMTSMFTAILVTRMLINWFYGNRRLKSLAI, from the coding sequence ATGCAGAACCGTTTTCCCCTGTGGAAAAATGCGCTCATCATCATCGCTTTGGTGTTAGGCGCGCTTTATGCCTTGCCCAATCTGTTTGGCGAGGATCCCTCAATTCAAGTGTCTCCGCAGCGGGAGGCCACAGTTGACGCGAGTTTACAAGTACGCCTCAATAAAGCCTTGCAAGCGGCGGGATTGCAATCAAAAGCGATGGAAATCCAGGAAGGCAAGCTATTGGTGCGATTCGATTCCACCGACGCCCAACTGAAAGCCGCCGATATTTTGCGGGATGTTTTGGGGGATCAATATACCGTTGCGTTGAATTTGGCCCCTGCTACTCCAAAATGGCTTCAAGCCATTGGTGCCGAGCCTATGTATCTCGGGCTGGATTTGCGGGGCGGTGTGCATTTTCTCCTGCAAGTGGATATGGAAGCGGCCATTGATCAAGCGGTGGAACGTTATTTAAGTGATATCCGCACCACCCTCCGGGAACAGAAAATCCGTTATCTTGCGGTCAACAAGGACGGCAAGACTATCCGCCTCAAGTTCAAGGATGCCAGTGCCATGGCCAAAGCTCAAAACGTTTTGAGCAAGGAATTTCGGCAACTGGTCATCACTGCGGATGAAAACAATCTGGAACTGGTCGTCCAGTTGTCGGAGGCCGAGCAAAAGGAAATCAAGCGTTTTGCATTAAAGCAAAACCTTACCACATTGCGTAACCGGGTCAATGAGCTGGGGGTGGCGGAACCTGTCATTCAACAACAAGGGGAAGACCGGATTGTTGTTCAATTGCCTGGGGTACAAGATACTGCGCGCGCCAAGGATATTCTCGGCGCTACCGCCACTTTGGAGTTCCGGTTGGTGGATACCGAGCACGATGTGGAAGCCGCCCTCAAGGGACATCCGCCCATTGGTACCCGCCTTTATTATGACCGCAGCGGCAAGCCGGTATTGTTAAAGCGGCGGGTGATTGTGACTGGGGATCAGATTGTTGATGCTTCTTCCGGCTTCGATCAGCAAAGCGGCTCGCCAGCGGTTTTCATCACCCTGGATGCAGTGGGTGCCAAGCGCATGGCCAAGGTGACGCGGGAGAATATCGGCAAGCCCATGGCGGTGGTGTTTATTGAAAACCGGGTGGAAACAAAAACGGTGGATGGCAAGAAGGTGCGGGTCAAGAAACGGGTTGAAGAGGTCATCAATATCGCTACCATTCGCGGCCGTTTCAGCAAGCGTTTCCAAATCACCGGCCTCGATAGCACGGAAGAAGCCCGCAATCTAGCGCTCTTGTTGAGAGCCGGAGCTTTGGCGGCACCGGTGGAAATCATTGAAGAACGCACAGTAGGTCCCAGCCTGGGCCGAGACAATATTGAACGCGGCTTTATGTCGGTAGTCGTCGGCTTTGTCCTGGTATTGGGATTTATGGCTTGGTACTACAAGGTCTTTGGACTGGTGGCGGACGTGGCGCTCACCTTTAACCTGATTTTGCTTCTAGCCATTTTGTCATTACTCCAGGCTACCCTAACCTTGCCCGGGATTGCGGGTATCGTGCTGACGGTTGGGATGGCGGTGGATGCCAACGTGTTAATATTCGAGCGGATAAAAGAAGAACTGCGCAATGGCAATAGCCCCCAAGCCAGTATTTATGTGGGTTACGAGCGGGCTTTTGCCACCATTTTCGATGCCAATATCACCACCTTGATTGCCGCATTGGTGCTTTTTGGTTTAGGCACTGGACCCATCAAGGGTTTTGCGGTCACGTTGTCCATCGGCATTATGACCTCCATGTTCACCGCGATTTTGGTGACCCGCATGCTTATCAACTGGTTTTATGGCAATCGCCGCTTGAAAAGCCTGGCGATTTAA